One segment of Halictus rubicundus isolate RS-2024b unplaced genomic scaffold, iyHalRubi1_principal scaffold0035, whole genome shotgun sequence DNA contains the following:
- the LOC143363338 gene encoding uncharacterized protein LOC143363338: protein MPQTFSDVVVAQEEIAGRIKNCITNTDKLGAAKLSAVVLQKRIELLESYWRNFTANHNAMRPMPDYAASNYRKRGLYDEVEEAYIQNSSELVERLENLKPVVSAIPAEAESHECNAGPRLPTLTIEKFSGDLLRWEEFRDSFRATIHNSKRLQDVQRIQYLKASLTGAAAKVIARTSLTDANYSTAWAALERRYGGIRVLTTAHLGRLLDCPAVKRASKEELTRVLDEFCQARDALAALKKSVDTWDDWFVTLLVRKLDSTTRLDWEKMFPDPTIMPSFLEIRDFLESRIHALASTQEPTCSSTTTKREETRKSEQRTAMTVQMTKGPSAKASNIRKCPLCSDNHQLGHCSQFKTLSAPERKEFVYRNKLCVSCFSGTHLLAACTSSYRCMVCGGHHHTSLHEAFRKSEAPAQPSTSSVNTFRSNRIVLLATARVQLKSPNGRSVFARALLDPGSEISFLTDDVVQALRLPRRNVEVHLTRYQEINVGTPARDLRDDWQRFWELEEVPTSAISTPQDEACEKHFQDTHRRDQEGRYVVRLPFVATPGTDVGVPRSAAVRLLLSSERRREKDETLRQKYSEFLEEYERLGHMEFVSRHSTGRGSTINDYLAAGPKLQTDLWAVITRWRFHRHAFSTDIVKMFRQIKVHPEDRDWQRIVWRNDTSEEVRDFRLTTVTYGTTSAPYLASRVLLQLADDEKARFPRGAAILRANSYVDDILTGGDDIDDTEEARRQLTDILTAGGFPLDKVTKRQEHWDSNGAQRTTLCLLRLRSSGLPHQVNDGPNDPLGWLSPISIAAKILLQDLWLSGYSYSPHFGGLWEAAVKSAKRHLRRTIGEQQLIFEELSTLLCQVEACMNSRPLSALSDDPNDPPFLTPNHLVNASSLCVVPEPGDEITYDAGRRRWNLISRLLEGFWQRWRTEYLSQLQTLPKWQRARENLAVGAVVLLKDDLAPPTKWPLGRVVEVHQGSDGRVRVAAVKTATRTTTRAIQRLVPLISSEHSTSEET, encoded by the exons ATGCCGCAAACGTTCAGCGATGTAGTGGTCGCTCAGGAGGAGATCGCTGGCCGCATCAAGAACTGCATCACCAATACCGACAAATTGGGGGCAGCGAAACTCTCCGCGGTCGTATTGCAGAAAAGAATCGAGTTGCTGGAGAGTTACTGGCGCAACTTCACCGCAAATCATAACGCTATGAGACCGATGCCAGATTACGCCGCCAGTAACTACAGGAAGAGAGGCCTATACGACGAAGTCGAGGAAGCCTACATCCAGAACTCCTCTGAATTGGTGGAGAGGCTAGAAAATCTGAAGCCCGTCGTCTCAGCAATTCCGGCTGAAGCCGAGTCTCACGAGTGCAACGCCGGACCCAGATTGCCGACTCTGACCATCGAGAAGTTTTCGGGCGATCTCCTACGGTGGGAGGAgtttcgcgattcgtttcgcgctACGATCCACAATTCGAAACGATTGCAGGACGTCCAACGCATACAATATTTGAAGGCGAGCCTCACCGGTGCGGCTGCGAAGGTTATCGCGCGTACATCCCTGACAGATGCGAACTATTCGACGGCGTGGGCGGCACTCGAACGTCGTTATGGAGGCATCCGTGTACTGACCACCGCTCACCTCGGAAGACTTTTGGACTGCCCGGCAGTAAAACGAGCGTCGAAGGAGGAATTGACCAGAGTCCTCGACGAGTTCTGTCAAGCTCGAGATGCTCTGGCCGCGCTGAAAAAATCAGTCGACACATGGGACGACTGGTTTGTAACACTCCTCGTCAGGAAGCTGGACTCGACGACGCGCCTGGACTGGGAGAAAATGTTCCCGGATCCGACGATCATGCCGTCTTTCTTGGAGATTCGAGACTTCCTCGAATCACGAATCCATGCCTTGGCCTCGACCCAAGAGCCAACGTGTTCGTCAACCACGACCAAGCGAGAGGAGACGCGAAAATCCGAgcagaggacggccatgactgTGCAAATGACCAAAGGGCCATCCGCGAAGGCCAGCAACATTCGGAAGTGCCCGCTGTGCTCGGACAATCACCAGCTAGGGCACTGCAGCCAGTTTAAAACCCTTAGCGCGCCGGAACGCAAGGAATTTGTGTATCGGAATAAACTGTGCGTTTCGTGTTTCTCGGGAACCCACTTGCTCGCGGCGTGCACGTCTTCCTATCGGTGTATGGTGTGCGGCGGTCATCACCACACTTCGCTTCACGAGGCGTTCCGGAAGAGTGAAGCTCCCGCGCAGCCAAGCACAAGTTCGGTGAACACGTTCAGGTCGAATCGCATTGTTTTACTGGCCACCGCGCGCGTCCAGTTGAAGTCCCCGAACGGTCGCAGTGTCTTCGctcgcgcgttactcgatcCCGGGTCCGAAATTTCATTCCTGACGGACGATGTCGTGCAAGCGTTACGACTTCCGCGCCGGAACGTGGAGGTTCATTTAACCAGATACCAGGAGATAAACGTGGGCACG CCTGCACGAGACCTCCGAGACGATTGGCAGAGGTTCTGGGAACTGGAGGAAGTACCAACGAGTGCAATAAGCACGCCTCAGGACGAAGCATGCGAAAAGCACTTCCAGGATACGCACCGCAGAGATCAGGAAGGACGCTACGTTGTGCGCTTACCGTTCGTTGCCACCCCAGGCACCGATGTCGGAGTTCCGCGATCGGCTGCCGTTCGCTTGCTCTTATCGTCCGAAAGGAGACGAGAAAAGGACGAGACGCTCCGACAGAAATACTCCGAATTTCTGGAGGAGTACGAACGGCTCGGGCACATGGAGTTCGTCTCGCGGCACTCGACtg GCAGAGGCAGTACCATTAACGATTACCTGGCTGCCGGACCGAAGCTCCAAACTGACCTCTGGGCCGTAATAACGAGGTGGCGATTCCATCGGCATGCCTTTTCGAcggacattgtaaaaatgtttcgccagATCAAGGTGCACCCAGAGGACAGAGACTGGCAGAGGATCGTCTGGAGGAACGATACAAGCGAGGAAGTACGGGACTTCCGTTTGACGACGGTGACCTACGGCACGACGTCGGCTCCGTACCTCGCCTCGAGAGTACTGCTTCAACTTGCCGACGACGAGAAGGCTCGATTTCCGAGGGGTGCAGCGATTCTCCGAGCGAATTCGTATGTCGATGACATTCTGACCGGAGGAGATGACATCGACGACACCGAGGAGGCTCGACGTCAACTCACGGACATCCTGACGGCGGGCGGATTCCCGCTGGATAA ggtcaccaagaggcaggagcaCTGGGACTCAAATGGAGCACAGCGAACGACACTCTGTCTCTTGCGGCTCCGAAGCTCAGGACTGCCACACCAGGTCAACGATGGACCAAACGATCCATTGGGGTGGTTGTCTCCGATCAGCATTGCTGCGAAGATCTTGCTGCAGGACCTCTGGTTGTCTGGGTATTCGTATTCTCCTCATTTCGGCGGTctgtgggaagcggccgtgaaatccgCGAAGAGGCATCTACGACGCACAATAGGGGAACAACAGCTCATCTTCGAAGAGCTTTCCACCTTGCTGTGTCAAGTGGAAGCTTGCATGAACTCTCGACCCCTCTCCGCCTTGTCCGACGATCCAAATGATCCTCCCTTCCTCACGCCGAATCATTTGGTTAACGCTTCTTCATTGTGCGTAGTTCCAGAACCGGGTGACGAAATCACGTACGATGCAGGCCGACGGAGATGGAACCTTATATCCAGACTTCTGGAAGGTTTCTGGCAGCGGTGGCGTACCGAATACCTGAGCCAGTTGCAGACTCTTCCGAAATGGCAAAGGGCACGGGAGAATCTTGCTGTCGGAGCGGTCGTGCTCCTGAAGGACGATCTCGCGCCGCCTACGAAATGGCCTCTCGGACGAGTCGTCGAAGTGCATCAGGGATCCGACGGACGAGTGCGTGTGGCTGCCGTGAAGACCGCTACCCGTACCACCACCAGAGCCATCCAGCGCCTTGTACCGCTCATTTCCTCAGAGCATTCCACCAGCGAGGAAACGTGA